From Xylanibacter oryzae DSM 17970, a single genomic window includes:
- a CDS encoding HdeD family acid-resistance protein, giving the protein MKILQSSIFRAICAIIIGILLIKYPDKTITGITICIGILFILPGVFSVATYLSTRKNARPEQLLDANGKIISGGNPSLPIAGLGSIILGLFLTLMPDTFVSLLMYLLGAIIILGAINQFIMLVNLKKISDISWAFYLAPSIILLTGLFVLIYPIESASLPLIIIGCCCIVYGVSECINAYKDYKLRKENISL; this is encoded by the coding sequence ATGAAAATATTACAAAGTTCTATTTTTCGCGCTATATGCGCAATTATCATCGGGATACTACTCATAAAATACCCTGATAAGACCATTACAGGCATTACGATTTGTATTGGTATTCTTTTTATCTTACCTGGCGTATTTTCTGTCGCCACATACTTGTCAACCAGAAAGAATGCAAGACCTGAACAGTTGTTAGATGCTAACGGTAAAATAATATCCGGTGGAAATCCATCATTACCTATTGCTGGATTAGGTAGTATTATATTAGGACTTTTTCTTACTCTTATGCCTGACACATTTGTATCTCTACTGATGTATCTACTTGGAGCAATAATAATATTAGGTGCAATAAATCAATTTATTATGCTTGTAAATTTGAAAAAGATTAGCGATATATCTTGGGCATTCTATTTAGCCCCATCAATAATACTGCTTACAGGACTATTCGTTCTTATATACCCAATAGAATCAGCAAGTCTGCCTCTCATTATAATAGGTTGCTGCTGTATCGTATACGGAGTTTCTGAATGTATAAATGCATATAAGGACTATAAGCTTAGAAAAGAAAACATATCTCTATAG